A single region of the Halobacterium wangiae genome encodes:
- a CDS encoding threonine synthase produces the protein METTPAFEGLTCVDCEETFDPETATHRCPDCGGILDPTYDYAAIDVTREDFESRRFDSMWRYEELLPFTRESAVSMDEGATALVDCPKLADEMGVGRVLIKDEGRNPTGTFKDRGQTVAMTAAAQHGASDVALASAGNAGQSAAAYAGRAGIDSHVFLPSRAGFTNKAMVNVHGGDMTIVEGRIGDAGAAYADAMDDNDDWYSVKTFVTPYRHEGKKTMLYEVVEQLDWEVPDHVVYPTGGGVGLVGMHKAAEEFRDLGLTDNLPAMYAAQAEGCAPVVRAFQEGRDVHEPWDTPDTICGGIEIPDPGASPWILDALRESDGGAVATSDSAILDAAVLVAQHEGLEMGATCAAAASGASALADDGAFGPDDTVVIMNTGTGNKDADVVRSHLMSKGI, from the coding sequence GTACGACTACGCCGCGATCGACGTCACTCGGGAGGACTTCGAGTCGCGGCGCTTCGACTCGATGTGGCGCTACGAGGAACTGCTCCCGTTCACCCGCGAGTCCGCCGTCTCGATGGACGAGGGCGCGACGGCACTCGTCGACTGCCCAAAACTCGCCGACGAGATGGGCGTCGGGCGCGTACTAATCAAGGACGAGGGCCGGAACCCCACGGGGACGTTCAAGGACCGCGGGCAGACGGTCGCGATGACGGCGGCCGCCCAGCACGGCGCCAGCGACGTGGCGCTCGCTTCGGCGGGGAACGCGGGGCAGTCGGCCGCCGCCTACGCCGGACGCGCGGGCATCGACTCCCACGTGTTCCTCCCCTCGCGGGCGGGGTTCACGAACAAGGCGATGGTGAACGTCCACGGCGGCGACATGACCATCGTCGAGGGGCGCATCGGCGACGCGGGCGCGGCGTACGCCGACGCGATGGACGACAACGACGACTGGTACTCCGTGAAGACGTTCGTCACGCCGTACCGCCACGAGGGGAAGAAGACGATGCTGTACGAGGTCGTCGAGCAACTGGACTGGGAGGTCCCCGACCACGTCGTCTACCCGACCGGCGGCGGCGTCGGCCTCGTCGGCATGCACAAGGCCGCCGAGGAGTTCCGCGACCTCGGTCTGACCGACAACCTGCCCGCGATGTACGCCGCGCAGGCCGAGGGCTGTGCGCCCGTCGTCCGGGCGTTCCAGGAGGGCCGCGACGTCCACGAGCCGTGGGACACCCCCGACACCATCTGTGGCGGCATCGAGATTCCGGACCCGGGTGCAAGCCCGTGGATCCTGGACGCGCTCCGCGAGAGCGACGGTGGCGCCGTGGCGACCAGCGACAGCGCGATCCTGGACGCCGCAGTGCTCGTCGCCCAGCACGAGGGCCTCGAGATGGGCGCGACCTGCGCGGCGGCCGCCTCCGGCGCGTCTGCGCTCGCCGACGACGGCGCGTTCGGCCCCGACGACACCGTCGTCATCATGAACACCGGCACCGGTAACAAGGACGCCGACGTCGTCCGCTCGCACCTGATGAGCAAGGGCATCTGA